The following proteins are encoded in a genomic region of Paenibacillus sp. FSL H3-0469:
- a CDS encoding sugar ABC transporter permease, whose translation MNKYFSTKVSIFVFAFPALLLFTLFCVYPLLPEIWVSLHKHDGFRNLGFVGLDNYKEVMATSSFWTAHKNTYLIVGISLLLGLPLSMMLAFFMDAQTPRFRRFFKTVAMFPAILSVTVVAQIWVAFYEPNWGLLNKILDSLGLHSWTHSWLTEKKTVMPSIGVTFLWQYIGLNALLFYTGIKTIPKSYYEAALIDGANYIQVCLRITIPLLQNVIKYVLILSTLGSMAFYSHVRVMTAGGPGDLSRTVIYQMYYTAFDTSEFGKGNAIAVIFILECLLISFVIQRYVAREKLEF comes from the coding sequence ATGAACAAGTACTTTAGCACGAAAGTATCTATATTTGTGTTTGCTTTCCCTGCATTGCTGCTGTTCACCTTATTCTGCGTATACCCTTTGCTGCCGGAGATCTGGGTGAGCCTGCATAAGCATGACGGGTTTAGAAATTTGGGTTTTGTGGGTTTGGATAATTACAAAGAAGTGATGGCTACCTCATCCTTTTGGACCGCTCATAAGAATACGTATCTCATTGTAGGCATCTCATTATTGCTGGGGCTGCCCTTGTCGATGATGCTTGCGTTTTTTATGGACGCTCAGACACCGAGGTTTCGCCGATTCTTCAAGACGGTGGCGATGTTTCCGGCTATCCTGTCGGTCACGGTTGTTGCCCAGATTTGGGTGGCGTTCTACGAACCGAATTGGGGTTTACTGAACAAGATTCTCGATTCGTTAGGGCTACATTCCTGGACGCATTCGTGGTTAACGGAAAAGAAAACGGTAATGCCCAGCATTGGAGTGACCTTCCTATGGCAATATATTGGACTGAACGCGTTGCTGTTCTATACAGGAATTAAGACCATACCCAAAAGTTACTATGAAGCTGCATTAATCGACGGCGCTAATTATATTCAAGTTTGCTTAAGAATTACGATCCCCTTGCTGCAGAATGTAATCAAATACGTACTTATTCTGTCCACATTAGGCTCAATGGCATTTTATTCGCATGTGCGAGTCATGACGGCAGGAGGTCCGGGAGATCTATCCAGGACGGTCATCTACCAGATGTATTATACGGCGTTTGATACTTCCGAATTTGGCAAAGGTAATGCGATCGCCGTTATTTTTATTCTGGAATGCCTTTTGATCTCCTTTGTCATTCAAAGGTACGTTGCCAGAGAAAAACTGGAGTTTTAA
- a CDS encoding carbohydrate ABC transporter permease produces the protein MSLKSKSEAYDNPFGLPSSLDWLNFSEALSKYHFYTYFENSVIYTTGTIAITLTTGSMLAYCLSRMQWRFNSAMLFYVSMGLIVPIEVVVIPLFQLVKWMHIKNSYLGLILPYSGFAIASCVLMLYAFFRSLPKELEEASCIDGANVYQTYIKIIFPIVMPALVTQCVLIFIRIWNEFPLAFIIASKDQFRPLTVGLLGFFINVGVTDWGPIGASMLLSSLPMIIVYLIGNEKIENALTAGAILK, from the coding sequence ATGTCATTAAAGTCCAAAAGTGAAGCTTACGACAATCCTTTTGGATTACCGTCTTCCTTGGACTGGCTGAACTTCAGCGAAGCGCTGTCCAAATATCATTTTTATACGTATTTCGAGAACAGCGTGATTTATACCACAGGCACAATTGCCATTACGCTGACAACGGGCAGCATGCTTGCTTATTGCCTCAGCCGTATGCAATGGAGATTCAATTCGGCAATGTTGTTTTATGTATCTATGGGTTTAATTGTCCCAATCGAAGTCGTCGTTATTCCGTTATTCCAGTTGGTTAAATGGATGCATATCAAAAATAGTTATTTGGGTCTTATCTTGCCGTATTCCGGCTTCGCCATTGCTTCCTGCGTACTGATGCTGTATGCCTTTTTCCGTTCTTTGCCTAAGGAGCTGGAAGAAGCGTCATGCATAGATGGAGCGAATGTCTATCAAACGTATATCAAAATCATATTTCCAATCGTAATGCCAGCGCTCGTGACGCAATGTGTTCTGATATTCATTCGAATCTGGAACGAATTTCCGCTTGCATTTATTATTGCTTCCAAGGATCAATTCCGGCCGCTTACAGTCGGGTTGCTTGGTTTCTTCATTAATGTGGGAGTTACGGATTGGGGGCCGATCGGCGCGAGTATGCTGCTGTCCAGCCTGCCTATGATCATCGTTTATTTAATAGGCAACGAAAAGATCGAAAATGCGTTAACTGCAGGTGCAATTCTGAAGTGA
- a CDS encoding sensor histidine kinase, with protein sequence MKGFSRYIGGISIKNKIFISNVLIIIVFISTQSYFANTISQKAIIEKEINNSSRELVLIQNNLQTLVSTIEDYSKILASDYRLQNVLYNDLLLNNEQNAGKPVEGLNNLSMKKTLSETISNIVEPNTRIKAVSILTANHHWVDVGFADNAYASRIFGDGYGAEDRYYLPIWTGLMKFGFLYEGEDSVFAVSKTVIHKDTGKTIGRIFLYVKETTIASIYEEEENKGGEFYIVDSAGQIISSQNKAKLYRDFKEAVSISIPENAEDTTFTQGSGSEEMLIFTHRFEPLKWTIVSAIPMKNISSGRKEINQLILGVGAACLLLALIVSFLLSRSITRHIFQLAKTMRQIRSGQMQVRSPYQSKDEIGYLSEGFNNLMDRMEALMAENVEKQRTKAEIEFKLLQSQVKPHFLYNTVETIISLIKLGLGKQAIQAAQYMANFYKISLSKGDDIIPIGDEMRLTESYLEIQQLRYVEYMEYTMEIDNEILSYSIPKLTLQPIVENAIYHGLKLKQEKGIIRISGKRSGDHLEIEIYDNGAGMHKEQIKAIMDGTSIPDEINGFGIRSVSNRIRMLYGERYGLRVESNYGVYTKIIIVLPLRYH encoded by the coding sequence ATGAAAGGGTTCTCGAGGTATATAGGCGGGATTTCGATTAAAAACAAAATATTCATATCGAATGTATTAATCATTATCGTATTTATTTCAACTCAGTCGTACTTTGCCAACACGATTTCACAGAAGGCCATTATTGAGAAAGAGATCAATAATTCATCCCGGGAGCTTGTGCTTATCCAAAACAACCTTCAAACCTTGGTATCTACAATTGAAGATTATTCAAAAATTCTGGCCAGCGATTATCGTTTGCAGAACGTGCTTTATAACGACTTATTATTAAATAATGAGCAGAATGCGGGCAAGCCGGTTGAGGGTTTAAATAACCTTTCGATGAAAAAAACACTTTCAGAGACGATCAGCAATATTGTGGAGCCTAACACAAGAATTAAAGCGGTAAGCATCCTCACCGCAAATCATCACTGGGTGGACGTCGGGTTTGCTGATAACGCCTATGCTTCACGCATATTCGGTGACGGTTATGGAGCGGAGGATCGTTACTATTTACCCATTTGGACAGGCTTGATGAAATTCGGATTTTTGTATGAAGGGGAAGACAGCGTATTTGCGGTTTCCAAAACGGTCATTCACAAAGATACCGGTAAAACGATTGGCCGAATTTTTTTGTACGTGAAAGAAACGACGATTGCCTCGATTTACGAGGAAGAGGAAAATAAGGGCGGGGAATTTTATATTGTCGATTCCGCCGGCCAAATTATTTCCTCACAGAATAAAGCCAAGTTGTACCGGGATTTCAAGGAAGCCGTCTCCATAAGCATTCCCGAGAATGCTGAAGACACAACCTTTACCCAGGGCAGCGGAAGTGAAGAAATGTTGATATTCACCCATCGCTTCGAACCATTGAAATGGACAATTGTAAGCGCTATCCCGATGAAGAATATCTCTTCAGGCCGGAAAGAAATCAATCAACTGATTCTCGGGGTCGGTGCAGCATGTTTGCTGCTGGCATTAATTGTGTCCTTCCTGCTGTCCCGGTCGATCACACGGCACATCTTCCAGCTTGCCAAGACAATGAGACAAATCCGGTCTGGACAGATGCAAGTCAGAAGCCCTTACCAATCCAAAGACGAGATCGGATATTTAAGCGAGGGCTTCAATAACTTAATGGATCGTATGGAGGCGCTTATGGCTGAAAACGTGGAGAAGCAACGGACAAAGGCTGAGATCGAATTCAAATTGCTGCAATCGCAAGTAAAGCCTCATTTTTTGTACAATACGGTTGAAACCATTATTTCACTCATTAAGCTGGGCTTAGGGAAGCAAGCCATACAGGCAGCCCAATACATGGCGAATTTCTATAAGATCTCCTTAAGTAAAGGTGACGATATCATACCGATAGGTGACGAGATGCGTTTAACGGAAAGCTATTTGGAAATTCAACAGCTGCGTTATGTGGAATATATGGAGTATACGATGGAAATTGACAATGAAATTTTGTCCTATTCGATACCGAAGCTGACCTTGCAGCCCATCGTCGAGAATGCGATCTATCACGGATTGAAGCTCAAACAGGAAAAAGGAATCATACGCATTTCAGGAAAACGAAGCGGAGACCATTTGGAAATTGAAATTTATGATAACGGCGCCGGGATGCACAAGGAGCAGATCAAGGCGATTATGGATGGGACCAGCATTCCTGATGAAATTAACGGATTTGGGATCAGAAGCGTATCCAACCGGATAAGGATGCTGTACGGGGAAAGATACGGACTGCGGGTTGAAAGCAATTACGGCGTTTATACGAAAATTATAATCGTACTGCCTCTTCGTTATCATTAA
- a CDS encoding extracellular solute-binding protein yields the protein MKKRSKAAAMFLMASILLVSSACSSGNEPSSSQSSDNPSPSAVSTEDTKNTTKTDGKKIKMRVITLTTDENRNNIMDKFIKPNIAAAFPNLEIEFEPGGGGEEMANKLKTLNASGDMPDVFWNDAGFFTPLKSTGSILDLSSYISKDGFLDKYAVPDALKHVDNGIYSLSSGADTYFTPVIFYHKDMFEEAGVQVPTTFDELIQISKTLKSKGVVPAVTPGKDGWGPKLFMLQQMIQIGDPQAMADLVSNKTDFNNPSVKEGAARIETLVKEGVFPDGISNLDYGPAMEMFTSKKAAMLWMFTWELPNLAKDETVDFFPFPSASDKYSPTENVQFWGSPLNGYAVNGKTENPEEAVKLAEFLAMGDALYFESLGAPISLQTGNQAMDRSPLMQKFVDWYNPIPNKIASWALNSLDSRTSAEMSTQGANLLTGEYAAEDFNVAMNRIWSENTWFDK from the coding sequence ATGAAAAAGAGGTCGAAGGCAGCAGCTATGTTCCTTATGGCAAGTATTCTTCTGGTTTCATCGGCATGCAGCAGTGGGAATGAACCAAGTTCCAGCCAGTCATCCGACAATCCGTCACCCTCGGCAGTAAGCACGGAGGATACCAAGAATACTACGAAGACGGACGGCAAAAAAATCAAGATGAGAGTCATAACGCTTACGACCGACGAGAACCGCAACAACATTATGGACAAATTCATCAAACCGAATATTGCTGCAGCGTTTCCCAATCTTGAAATCGAGTTTGAGCCGGGCGGCGGCGGTGAGGAAATGGCCAACAAATTGAAGACGTTGAATGCTTCCGGGGATATGCCGGACGTATTCTGGAATGATGCCGGCTTCTTTACGCCATTGAAGAGCACAGGCAGCATTCTGGATCTGTCATCTTATATTTCCAAAGACGGTTTCTTGGACAAATATGCGGTGCCTGATGCGTTAAAGCATGTCGATAACGGGATCTACAGCTTGTCTTCCGGAGCGGACACTTATTTCACCCCTGTAATCTTCTATCACAAAGACATGTTCGAGGAAGCAGGGGTTCAAGTGCCAACTACGTTCGACGAGCTGATTCAAATCTCGAAGACGCTCAAGAGCAAAGGGGTGGTACCGGCTGTGACTCCCGGCAAGGACGGGTGGGGACCGAAGCTCTTTATGCTGCAGCAAATGATTCAAATCGGTGATCCGCAGGCGATGGCCGACCTTGTCAGCAACAAAACGGACTTCAACAATCCATCCGTCAAGGAAGGTGCGGCCCGCATCGAAACGCTGGTCAAGGAAGGCGTGTTCCCGGACGGTATTTCCAATTTGGATTACGGTCCGGCGATGGAAATGTTTACGTCCAAAAAGGCGGCTATGTTATGGATGTTTACTTGGGAGCTGCCAAATCTCGCAAAAGACGAAACGGTTGACTTCTTCCCGTTTCCAAGCGCCAGCGATAAATATAGCCCTACAGAGAACGTACAGTTCTGGGGTTCTCCGCTTAACGGTTATGCGGTCAACGGCAAAACGGAGAACCCGGAAGAGGCTGTTAAGCTTGCTGAATTTCTAGCCATGGGGGATGCGTTATACTTTGAATCTCTCGGTGCTCCTATATCTTTACAGACAGGCAACCAGGCAATGGACAGGAGCCCGCTTATGCAGAAGTTCGTTGACTGGTACAATCCGATTCCGAATAAAATCGCGTCATGGGCACTTAATTCGCTAGATTCGAGGACGTCTGCCGAAATGTCTACGCAGGGAGCGAATTTATTAACGGGCGAGTACGCAGCCGAAGATTTTAATGTGGCGATGAACAGGATCTGGAGCGAAAATACGTGGTTTGACAAGTAA
- a CDS encoding response regulator produces MYKVLIVDDEYYFRQALKISLPWSELGFQIAGEAKNGAEALEQMTELEPDVVLVDMNMPIMDGLEFIHKAKERGQTTKFLVLSGHSEFVYARQAVQLGVVNYVLKPINEEELQSSLLDIKELIRTERLGKLELDDLRRRASEGLSVLKEQVLNGWLQGKAISRAPSERGRLNDLGIKLEGLHYRVIVVDLDSSDERNLEEGMRIRQAKLQEIAQKDMQSAFQCAGCYDHDARLVLIIGTSDGSFNRLETICERIRLYVQDNLDCTVTIGLGNSYDKFESVSVSYKEALIALKHRFVWGGNKVFAHSQVAESGIKVGLFSVDKRSSLLMHMRSGQPAGTTEWLSTFFHDTRVKSATMEMLLLAGIEIVSTCLEFLSEASQTLEDVFLNTTQPDMIQHVQRMKTFNELEDWIRVLVLKTMDHVHSRKPNRAVKVIEAVKTYISGHYGNDELRIEDIAKSVHMNYNHLCFVFKKETTFTINDYLTEIRMTKAKELFDQGEKVIQDVANRVGYADANYFSKCFKKYMGITPSKYVNQSR; encoded by the coding sequence ATGTACAAAGTGCTTATCGTCGATGATGAATATTACTTCAGGCAAGCCTTGAAGATTTCGCTGCCATGGAGTGAGTTGGGCTTTCAAATTGCGGGGGAAGCCAAAAACGGGGCGGAAGCGCTGGAGCAGATGACCGAGTTAGAGCCTGATGTTGTACTGGTGGATATGAATATGCCGATTATGGATGGATTGGAGTTCATACACAAAGCCAAGGAGCGCGGCCAGACCACTAAATTTCTGGTGTTGTCAGGCCACAGCGAGTTCGTGTATGCCAGACAGGCCGTGCAATTAGGCGTTGTTAATTACGTGCTGAAACCCATTAACGAAGAAGAACTCCAAAGTTCCTTATTAGATATCAAGGAACTTATACGAACGGAGCGTCTGGGCAAGCTTGAATTGGACGATTTAAGAAGGCGGGCGAGCGAAGGCTTGTCTGTCCTGAAGGAGCAAGTGCTGAACGGCTGGCTGCAGGGCAAGGCTATCTCTAGAGCACCTTCCGAACGGGGTCGATTAAATGATTTGGGAATAAAGCTCGAAGGGCTGCATTATCGGGTGATTGTTGTCGACCTGGATTCAAGCGATGAGAGGAATCTTGAGGAGGGTATGCGGATTCGCCAAGCCAAGTTACAAGAAATCGCTCAAAAGGATATGCAAAGTGCCTTTCAGTGTGCCGGCTGTTACGATCATGATGCCCGTCTGGTGCTAATCATAGGAACGTCTGACGGCTCCTTCAATAGGCTGGAAACGATTTGCGAACGTATTCGATTATACGTGCAGGACAATTTGGACTGTACGGTAACGATCGGCTTAGGGAATAGTTACGACAAGTTTGAGTCGGTTTCGGTGTCGTACAAGGAAGCGTTAATCGCCTTGAAGCATCGGTTTGTCTGGGGAGGTAACAAGGTGTTCGCACATTCCCAGGTAGCGGAATCCGGGATAAAGGTTGGGTTATTCTCGGTGGACAAAAGAAGCAGCTTGCTGATGCACATGCGAAGCGGACAACCGGCCGGGACAACAGAATGGCTCTCGACTTTTTTTCATGATACCCGTGTTAAAAGTGCAACTATGGAAATGCTGCTTCTCGCCGGAATCGAAATCGTATCCACCTGCCTGGAATTTTTGTCCGAAGCCTCGCAAACGTTAGAAGATGTCTTCCTAAATACGACACAGCCCGATATGATACAACACGTTCAGCGGATGAAAACCTTCAACGAGCTGGAGGACTGGATACGTGTATTAGTTCTAAAGACCATGGATCATGTGCATAGCCGCAAACCCAATAGAGCCGTCAAAGTCATAGAGGCGGTCAAAACGTATATTTCGGGGCACTATGGCAACGATGAATTACGAATCGAGGATATCGCAAAAAGCGTTCATATGAACTATAACCATCTTTGCTTCGTGTTCAAAAAAGAAACGACCTTCACGATCAATGACTACCTGACCGAAATACGGATGACTAAAGCAAAAGAGCTTTTTGATCAGGGAGAGAAGGTTATTCAAGACGTAGCGAACCGGGTGGGTTATGCGGACGCCAATTATTTCAGTAAATGCTTCAAAAAATATATGGGAATCACGCCTAGCAAATATGTGAATCAAAGCCGGTAG